A genome region from Labilibaculum antarcticum includes the following:
- a CDS encoding exonuclease domain-containing protein: MTTDPILELYNHQFAIISLETTGISPQHGDHLIELAIQTVNWNGELLDSYETLIHPGKDIEGFQIHGITDEMVKNAPSISEIAPDILSRLNGKTLVAHDLDFAIRFLEPALNGKIANLKGICTLKLANLVAPDSGLRRLEQLCTYYDIDLYARHTAKADSLATAKLFSILKNLYNQKFEIEDFVRDFLFVIKIDDCPNGRNIFIKRKEARNIANIQKTRLYDLLNRLTSNAGDSVPVRQYLNVLDRALADRILSEREIVSLVELASDYKLSKDQVMKIHREYLRKLIRIYLLDEILTNTEMEDINLVSELLCILPKDLDLLIEYERTKIQITTPGLQKQLKSLKGKSVCFSGHLSCKINGERIDSELAQQLVKERGLMVKRVVSKNVDYLITAHAESFSGKGRKNRKALEYHINVMDEKIFWEMIGVLVD; the protein is encoded by the coding sequence ATGACAACTGATCCTATTCTGGAACTCTACAATCATCAATTTGCCATTATTTCATTGGAAACTACCGGTATTTCACCTCAACATGGCGATCATTTAATCGAATTGGCCATACAAACTGTAAATTGGAATGGCGAACTTCTCGATAGTTACGAAACATTGATACATCCGGGAAAAGACATCGAAGGATTCCAAATTCACGGTATTACGGATGAAATGGTGAAAAATGCACCTTCCATCTCTGAGATTGCACCTGATATCTTATCCAGATTAAATGGTAAAACATTGGTTGCTCATGATCTTGATTTTGCCATCCGATTTTTAGAGCCGGCATTGAATGGAAAAATCGCAAATTTAAAGGGTATCTGCACCTTAAAATTGGCCAATTTGGTTGCTCCGGACTCTGGCTTGCGCCGATTGGAACAATTGTGTACGTATTACGACATCGATTTATATGCCCGACATACCGCTAAAGCTGATTCACTGGCAACTGCCAAGCTTTTCTCAATATTGAAGAACCTATACAATCAAAAGTTCGAAATAGAAGATTTTGTACGAGATTTTCTATTCGTAATTAAAATTGATGATTGTCCGAACGGACGTAATATTTTCATTAAGCGTAAGGAAGCTCGGAATATTGCCAACATTCAAAAAACCCGCCTTTATGACCTCTTAAACCGATTGACTTCCAATGCGGGAGACTCGGTTCCGGTTCGTCAATATTTAAATGTTCTGGATCGGGCACTTGCCGATCGTATTTTAAGCGAAAGGGAAATCGTTTCATTGGTAGAACTGGCTTCGGATTACAAACTATCCAAAGATCAGGTAATGAAGATTCATAGGGAATATTTGCGAAAGTTAATTCGTATTTACCTGCTCGATGAGATTTTGACCAATACAGAAATGGAAGACATTAATTTGGTTTCCGAATTATTGTGCATCCTGCCAAAAGATCTGGATTTGTTAATAGAGTATGAACGAACTAAAATACAAATCACCACTCCAGGCTTACAAAAGCAACTGAAATCGTTAAAAGGCAAGAGTGTTTGTTTCTCGGGTCATCTTTCCTGCAAAATAAACGGTGAGCGTATTGATAGTGAATTGGCACAACAATTGGTGAAAGAGCGTGGTTTAATGGTAAAACGTGTAGTTTCCAAAAACGTAGATTACCTGATTACCGCTCATGCAGAATCCTTCTCGGGAAAAGGCCGCAAAAACCGCAAAGCTTTGGAATATCATATTAATGTGATGGATGAGAAGATCTTTTGGGAGATGATTGGAGTACTAGTGGATTAA
- a CDS encoding prenyltransferase/squalene oxidase repeat-containing protein: MTPSYDNIQSLKQKLDDHIISLRNDKGSWDGRLSSSALSTAIAVFALWKYDPKKYNIQITSGLKWLRHNSNLDGGWGDTIRNKSNLSTTLLTWACLCIVKDDPKYADCIHDAENWLTDRLKKLDPKSISTAILNHYQKDQTFSVPILAMCALCGRLGEKGWDLVPQLPFQMAVFPDRLFKLLNLSVVSYAIPALIAIGLVKSVNTKASKPIESLNKSVKAKILRVLAEKQPDNGGFLEAMPLTGFVLMSLVGSGEKELEVCSKASNFLSKSIREDGSWPIDTHLATWVTSLSLNALDDDDLAELPEMEKTVNCLLDQQLKAIHPFTKAEPGGWAWTHLEGGVPDADDTSGALVALHRLKEFQDIPKKVIEDGINWLLKMQNSDGGMPTFCKGWGKLPFDCSCPDITAHAMKALALWNKEMNPELRAKIHACFRKAWQYLKSTQQEDGSWLPLWFGNEDDAQHHNPVYGTSIVLYSLTCIESVCVFGLGEVKIKAVDFLVSTQNQDGGWGGNASLISTIEETSLAIRALRSTSRTLSGKDNWEQISMGINWLQKNLPNDLSEIKATPIGLYFASLWYFEDMYPLVFASSALKEVLDSSAFSKEMENTLVEKA; the protein is encoded by the coding sequence ATGACTCCAAGCTACGACAACATACAATCCCTCAAACAAAAACTGGATGACCATATCATCTCTCTTCGGAATGATAAGGGGTCCTGGGATGGCAGATTGTCAAGTAGTGCCTTGTCAACAGCAATTGCGGTTTTTGCATTGTGGAAATACGATCCCAAGAAATACAATATTCAAATTACGAGCGGATTAAAATGGTTACGCCACAATTCCAATTTAGATGGAGGATGGGGCGATACCATTCGCAATAAAAGTAACTTGAGCACAACACTCCTGACTTGGGCTTGTCTTTGCATTGTAAAAGATGATCCTAAATATGCCGACTGCATTCACGATGCTGAAAATTGGCTGACTGATCGATTGAAAAAGTTGGATCCTAAATCAATAAGTACTGCCATTCTCAATCATTATCAGAAAGATCAGACCTTTTCGGTTCCTATTTTGGCCATGTGTGCATTATGCGGCAGACTGGGAGAGAAAGGTTGGGATTTGGTCCCACAACTGCCTTTTCAGATGGCGGTTTTTCCCGATCGTCTGTTCAAATTACTGAACCTTTCTGTGGTAAGTTATGCCATTCCGGCTCTAATAGCCATCGGACTGGTGAAATCAGTAAATACCAAAGCAAGCAAACCTATTGAGAGTTTAAATAAATCGGTAAAAGCAAAAATATTGAGGGTCCTGGCTGAAAAGCAACCCGATAACGGAGGCTTTTTAGAGGCCATGCCACTAACAGGATTCGTTCTCATGAGTTTGGTGGGATCGGGAGAGAAAGAGCTTGAGGTTTGCTCTAAAGCGTCTAATTTTTTAAGTAAATCCATTCGGGAAGATGGAAGCTGGCCAATAGATACGCATTTGGCCACTTGGGTGACTTCTTTATCTCTAAATGCATTGGATGATGACGATTTAGCCGAGTTACCCGAAATGGAGAAGACAGTGAACTGTTTACTTGATCAGCAATTGAAAGCAATACATCCCTTTACCAAAGCAGAACCGGGTGGTTGGGCATGGACACACCTTGAAGGTGGAGTGCCGGATGCTGATGATACTTCGGGAGCACTGGTTGCCTTGCATCGACTGAAAGAGTTTCAGGACATTCCAAAGAAAGTGATCGAAGATGGAATAAACTGGTTGCTGAAAATGCAAAATTCGGATGGAGGAATGCCTACATTCTGCAAAGGTTGGGGGAAATTGCCTTTTGATTGCTCTTGCCCTGATATTACTGCTCATGCCATGAAGGCACTTGCTCTTTGGAACAAGGAAATGAACCCAGAATTAAGAGCAAAAATCCATGCTTGTTTCAGAAAAGCCTGGCAATATTTAAAATCAACACAGCAAGAGGACGGTTCATGGTTGCCACTGTGGTTTGGGAACGAAGATGATGCACAACATCACAATCCGGTGTATGGGACTTCTATTGTTTTGTATTCTTTAACTTGCATTGAGTCAGTGTGTGTGTTCGGATTAGGTGAAGTTAAAATTAAAGCGGTAGATTTCCTTGTTTCTACTCAGAATCAAGATGGTGGATGGGGAGGAAATGCTTCTCTGATCTCTACAATTGAAGAAACTTCACTGGCAATCCGAGCGCTAAGGAGTACTTCTCGGACGTTAAGTGGTAAAGATAACTGGGAGCAAATAAGCATGGGGATTAATTGGTTGCAGAAGAACCTACCCAATGACTTATCAGAAATTAAAGCCACACCTATTGGGCTTTATTTTGCCTCACTTTGGTATTTCGAGGACATGTATCCATTGGTATTCGCAAGTTCTGCACTAAAAGAGGTTTTGGATTCATCGGCCTTCTCTAAAGAAATGGAAAACACATTGGTTGAAAAGGCCTGA
- a CDS encoding prenyltransferase/squalene oxidase repeat-containing protein — translation MKKNTNCNQFILEALLKSTEVLSNEAKNKIKSFLSSQKSENGGFVDRAGKADLYYSVFGYTLALVLDYKVNVVEERKYLRRIKHAEKLDFVHSICFVRCEFLLHLIDLRQKSRLPASKFLSISFAKDLILGKVVKSLKINCSQLLWELEENLANDGGYNHNKKAAERSTIYANYLMWTLYQDLQTEQEVLDEITDANITLMAENGSFANEENSIDGVTSSTAAGLIMSSSSELEEMVKTKEWLKQMLTKRGGFKAAKGVPIADLLSTSTALLALQVTGENMQDYAENSVNFINLHWDESGGFFGSIADMTCDVEYTYYALLGLGVLS, via the coding sequence TTGAAGAAAAATACAAATTGCAATCAATTCATACTCGAAGCACTTTTAAAATCAACAGAAGTACTAAGCAATGAAGCTAAAAATAAAATAAAATCCTTTTTAAGTTCTCAGAAAAGCGAAAACGGGGGATTTGTGGATCGTGCAGGAAAGGCTGATCTATACTATTCGGTGTTTGGTTATACTCTTGCCCTGGTTTTAGATTATAAAGTAAATGTAGTTGAAGAACGAAAATATCTAAGAAGAATAAAACATGCAGAAAAACTGGATTTTGTACATTCAATTTGTTTTGTGCGATGCGAGTTCTTGCTGCATCTGATTGATTTAAGGCAAAAATCGAGATTACCTGCATCTAAATTCCTGTCCATTAGTTTTGCTAAAGATTTAATTCTTGGAAAAGTAGTGAAATCCTTAAAAATTAATTGTTCTCAATTGTTATGGGAACTGGAAGAGAACCTAGCAAATGATGGTGGATACAATCATAACAAAAAAGCAGCAGAGAGGTCTACGATCTATGCAAATTACCTGATGTGGACACTTTATCAGGACTTACAAACCGAGCAAGAAGTTTTGGATGAGATTACTGATGCAAATATTACTTTAATGGCTGAAAACGGATCATTTGCCAATGAAGAGAATAGCATTGATGGTGTGACTTCTTCCACTGCAGCAGGTCTGATTATGAGTTCAAGCAGCGAGTTGGAAGAAATGGTGAAAACAAAGGAATGGTTAAAACAAATGCTCACCAAACGTGGAGGTTTCAAAGCCGCAAAAGGTGTTCCTATTGCTGATTTGTTATCTACTTCAACAGCACTTCTTGCTTTGCAGGTAACGGGAGAAAATATGCAGGATTATGCCGAAAATTCCGTAAATTTCATCAATCTGCACTGGGATGAGTCCGGCGGGTTCTTTGGAAGCATTGCCGACATGACTTGTGATGTGGAATATACTTATTATGCGCTTTTGGGTTTAGGAGTACTTTCTTAA
- a CDS encoding sensor histidine kinase: protein MRNNGVMDKLATKEYTNIDQKVRDAQIELLYQQTKTGLIGALIVALTACVIFWQVIPQWKLALWAGIIVLLTIARGGIVFAFERRAPLTSDIDRWAKLHVIGVIVSGLTWAIPFAFLWPIEHPEYQAVWPIVVLPLSAAAVAAYYTWTPSYVSFLILTALPISLRFFFEGGSLYNILGLLCLFFIAILLRAGQVMHAASVRAFILGIRNEALNKNLKVEITTREQLNVRLQQEIADRKLAENEIRKLSKVFLDGTNPCFIEDLHGNIQEMNNEAVNVYGFSREELVNKSSQLLVPDGDHEKMDELIKLCVEGKLVRDVECLRLKKDGKEIPVLMTLSLLTDEEDNPFGIASIDSNISEQKNIEKQLTKSKAAAESANATKDKFFKIISHDLKSPFSSIIGFSDLLITEYDSFDDLERKNCIQEINTSSLNAYSLLDNLLTWARTQTDEIRINKEKLDLKELVATSISTYLLNADSKNIKIINKVQSELIVSIDKNTALTFIRNIVNNAIKFTHKGGHITIDSQVNEDSISLHITDTGVGMSPELIDNLFQIDKDISTKGTDNEKGTGLGLILCKEFIERNGGSIIVKSEVNKGSEFIISLPLESD from the coding sequence ATGAGGAATAATGGAGTAATGGACAAATTAGCTACAAAAGAATACACCAATATCGATCAAAAAGTACGTGATGCCCAGATTGAACTGCTTTATCAGCAAACGAAAACTGGCCTGATTGGGGCTTTAATTGTTGCGCTTACTGCCTGTGTCATTTTCTGGCAGGTTATTCCTCAATGGAAACTTGCCTTGTGGGCAGGAATAATAGTTCTCCTTACGATAGCAAGAGGCGGCATTGTATTCGCGTTTGAACGCCGAGCACCTTTAACATCTGATATTGATCGATGGGCAAAGCTTCATGTCATCGGTGTTATTGTTTCCGGCTTAACGTGGGCCATCCCCTTTGCATTCTTATGGCCGATTGAACATCCGGAATATCAGGCGGTATGGCCAATAGTTGTTTTGCCTCTGAGCGCTGCAGCTGTTGCAGCCTACTACACATGGACACCTTCTTATGTCTCATTTCTAATCCTCACGGCATTGCCTATATCATTACGGTTTTTCTTTGAAGGTGGGAGTCTCTATAATATCTTGGGTTTGCTTTGTTTGTTCTTCATTGCAATTTTGCTGCGAGCTGGTCAGGTGATGCATGCTGCCAGTGTGCGTGCGTTTATATTAGGCATTCGTAACGAAGCACTTAATAAGAACTTGAAAGTAGAAATAACAACAAGGGAGCAACTTAACGTGCGTCTTCAACAGGAAATAGCCGACCGAAAGTTGGCAGAAAATGAAATCAGAAAACTCTCCAAGGTATTTCTGGATGGTACTAATCCATGCTTTATAGAAGATTTACATGGCAATATTCAGGAAATGAACAATGAGGCTGTGAATGTATATGGCTTTTCAAGAGAGGAATTAGTTAACAAATCGAGTCAGCTACTAGTGCCGGATGGAGATCATGAAAAAATGGATGAGTTGATTAAACTTTGCGTAGAAGGTAAATTGGTTCGTGATGTTGAGTGTTTGCGATTGAAAAAGGATGGCAAGGAAATCCCTGTTCTTATGACTTTATCCTTATTGACTGATGAAGAAGACAATCCTTTTGGCATAGCTTCTATTGATTCAAATATAAGCGAACAAAAAAATATTGAGAAGCAACTAACAAAATCTAAAGCTGCGGCTGAAAGTGCCAATGCAACTAAGGATAAGTTCTTTAAAATTATTTCCCATGACCTTAAAAGTCCCTTTAGCAGCATAATTGGTTTTTCAGACTTATTGATTACGGAATATGATTCATTTGACGATTTGGAAAGAAAAAATTGTATTCAAGAAATTAATACGTCATCTCTTAATGCATATAGCTTACTCGATAACCTTTTAACTTGGGCTAGAACTCAAACGGATGAAATTAGAATCAATAAAGAAAAATTAGATTTGAAAGAATTGGTAGCGACAAGTATTTCTACCTATTTGTTAAATGCAGATTCTAAAAACATTAAAATAATCAATAAGGTTCAATCTGAATTGATTGTATCCATTGATAAAAATACAGCTTTAACATTCATTAGAAACATAGTAAACAACGCTATAAAATTTACGCATAAAGGAGGGCATATTACTATTGATTCACAGGTTAATGAAGATAGCATCAGTCTCCATATTACCGATACCGGTGTGGGTATGTCTCCTGAGCTTATTGATAATTTATTTCAAATAGACAAGGATATATCAACCAAAGGAACCGATAATGAAAAGGGCACAGGATTGGGGCTTATTCTTTGTAAAGAATTTATTGAAAGAAATGGAGGTTCAATTATCGTAAAAAGCGAAGTGAATAAGGGCAGTGAGTTTATTATATCATTGCCCCTAGAGAGTGATTGA
- a CDS encoding M18 family aminopeptidase yields the protein MNIDKQQAQELIDFIHQSPSTYHAVNNIREELTEAGFQELDLREEWTIEKGGKYFTTKNGSAIFAFQIGTGEIEEEGFQLICAHSDAPGFKIKPNPEIAVEGNYIKLNTEVYGGPILNTWMDRPLSIAGRVSVKSNDPLNPEHLYVKIDRPLMVIPNIAIHMNREVNEGVALNKQKDMLPLLAMITDEMEKDNCLVNLMAEELKIDAEAIIDFDINLFEVEKGCVMGLNEEFISSAKLDDLAMTHAGLSALLSVGNSKKTQMLAIFDNEEVGSLTKQGAGSPVLRHLLQRIVFKLGKDMEAFHRAIYNSFMISADMAHAVHPNIPDKHDPTNRPYINKGPVIKIHANQKYTTDGDSGTVFETLCKNADVPYQKFVNRSDLVGGSTLGNVSTGQIDIRTVDIGNPMFAMHSVRETGGVKDNVYIRKVFTSFFGL from the coding sequence ATGAATATCGACAAACAACAAGCACAGGAACTGATTGATTTTATCCATCAAAGTCCGAGCACATACCATGCGGTTAATAATATCCGTGAAGAATTAACCGAAGCAGGATTTCAGGAATTGGATCTTCGGGAAGAATGGACCATTGAAAAAGGAGGGAAGTATTTCACTACCAAAAACGGATCTGCCATTTTTGCTTTTCAGATTGGCACAGGCGAAATCGAGGAAGAAGGATTCCAATTGATTTGCGCTCACAGCGATGCTCCTGGATTTAAGATCAAACCAAATCCTGAGATCGCAGTGGAAGGAAATTACATCAAACTAAATACTGAAGTTTACGGTGGCCCGATTTTGAATACCTGGATGGATCGTCCGCTTTCCATAGCAGGTCGAGTATCCGTAAAATCAAACGACCCGTTGAATCCAGAGCATTTATATGTGAAGATCGATCGTCCGTTGATGGTGATTCCAAATATAGCCATTCACATGAATCGTGAGGTGAACGAAGGAGTAGCCCTAAACAAACAGAAGGACATGCTGCCTTTACTGGCCATGATCACCGATGAAATGGAAAAGGATAACTGTTTGGTGAACTTGATGGCTGAGGAGTTGAAGATTGATGCAGAAGCCATTATTGATTTTGATATTAATTTATTTGAAGTAGAAAAAGGTTGTGTTATGGGCTTAAACGAAGAATTTATTTCTTCGGCTAAGTTGGATGATTTAGCCATGACACATGCCGGATTATCAGCTTTACTATCTGTCGGTAACTCGAAAAAAACACAGATGCTGGCCATTTTCGATAACGAAGAAGTTGGCAGTTTAACAAAGCAGGGAGCTGGCTCTCCTGTATTGCGTCATTTATTGCAGCGCATTGTTTTCAAGTTGGGTAAGGATATGGAAGCCTTTCACCGCGCAATTTATAATTCATTCATGATTTCGGCAGATATGGCTCATGCCGTTCATCCGAATATTCCCGATAAACACGATCCAACCAACCGTCCTTACATCAACAAAGGACCGGTAATCAAAATTCACGCCAACCAAAAATACACTACCGATGGTGATTCGGGAACCGTATTCGAAACCTTGTGCAAGAATGCAGATGTTCCTTACCAAAAATTTGTGAACCGTTCCGATTTAGTGGGAGGGAGCACTCTTGGTAATGTTTCAACGGGTCAGATCGATATCCGTACAGTAGACATCGGAAACCCTATGTTTGCTATGCATTCAGTTCGCGAAACGGGTGGAGTAAAAGACAATGTGTACATCCGTAAAGTATTTACAAGCTTTTTTGGATTGTAG
- a CDS encoding HD domain-containing protein, with the protein MIGENLVKQIEFIKEIDKIKYIQRRTKLLNSDRNENDAEHSWHLAMMAIVLSEYSDVKIDLLKVVKMVLIHDIVEIDAGDTFLYDQNKNHENTEEELKSAKRIFGILPEKQAAEFIEVWTEFEDGISNEAKFAKSMDRLEPLLQNTSNNGGTWKEFGVKYQTVYDKKIAIKNGSTELWNYAEKLIEDSVEKGILEK; encoded by the coding sequence ATGATAGGAGAAAATTTAGTAAAGCAAATAGAGTTTATCAAAGAAATTGATAAAATAAAATACATCCAGAGACGGACAAAATTGCTCAATAGCGACCGAAATGAAAATGATGCTGAACATAGTTGGCATTTAGCGATGATGGCAATTGTCTTAAGCGAATATTCTGATGTGAAAATTGATTTGCTAAAAGTCGTGAAAATGGTGTTAATTCACGATATCGTGGAAATAGATGCTGGAGACACCTTTTTGTACGACCAAAATAAAAATCATGAAAATACCGAAGAAGAACTGAAATCTGCCAAACGGATTTTTGGTATTCTACCCGAAAAGCAGGCTGCAGAATTTATCGAAGTTTGGACTGAATTTGAAGATGGTATTTCTAATGAGGCGAAATTTGCAAAATCAATGGACAGACTTGAACCTTTATTGCAGAATACATCAAATAATGGTGGGACATGGAAAGAATTTGGAGTAAAATATCAAACAGTTTACGATAAGAAAATAGCAATAAAAAATGGTTCGACAGAATTATGGAATTATGCTGAAAAACTTATTGAAGATAGTGTTGAAAAGGGCATCTTAGAAAAATAA
- a CDS encoding polyprenyl synthetase family protein, with the protein MILKNKQPNISFGNDLPQHPEKLKQIRDLIRDYAAECELIPPLQEEEVIFHSGELIRKHPELFLYQKLLAVMINNYAWSHIVAGIPFNRRILLLPKCISHSTQCPAKYDELGLLCEQCGRCDLAEIISQADELGYHTIVTEGTTSASLLLSSGKVECVIGVGCLHSFERSFPLAVKEAVPSLAIPLYNNDCKDSKVDKIWLDEVLSMRSEANWKGWINLDSIKYQVKDWFATAQLKTLFGQDDDTVNIAIRWMNTDGKRWRPIIMLAVYDALTGKSGEYDDTIQKLAVSIECFHKASLVHDDIADEDDERYGKPTLHKEYDIPVAINVGDLLLGYGYQMIAESEAKHIRKLLKVASYGHRDLSLGQGEELLWRNNGKLLTQEEILRIFSNKTSPAFEVALQFGAILADADENILNIISEYSNALGIAYQINDDLDDFRQTSIVSGFNTIQPSLVSTLLNQKHPQKMQECFDRTQNGDESINTEFLQWKETKQAMKEAEEMLYIYKRNALKALRPLNNPTLKILLTRLLNRIVPGNS; encoded by the coding sequence ATGATTTTAAAAAACAAACAGCCAAATATAAGCTTCGGAAACGATTTGCCTCAGCATCCTGAAAAGTTGAAGCAAATTCGTGATTTGATTAGAGATTACGCTGCTGAATGCGAACTGATACCGCCTTTGCAGGAGGAAGAAGTCATTTTTCATTCCGGTGAATTGATCAGGAAGCATCCTGAGCTATTTTTGTATCAAAAGCTTTTGGCTGTGATGATTAACAATTACGCATGGAGCCATATTGTTGCCGGGATTCCTTTTAACAGACGCATTTTGTTGTTGCCCAAGTGCATTAGTCACTCTACACAATGTCCTGCAAAGTACGATGAACTCGGATTACTTTGCGAGCAATGCGGTCGCTGCGATTTGGCTGAAATCATTTCTCAGGCCGATGAATTGGGCTATCACACCATAGTTACTGAAGGAACTACTTCGGCAAGTTTGCTTTTATCTTCGGGTAAGGTAGAATGTGTGATTGGTGTTGGTTGCCTGCACTCCTTCGAACGTTCGTTTCCTTTAGCAGTAAAAGAGGCTGTTCCATCTCTTGCAATTCCTTTGTACAATAATGATTGTAAGGATTCTAAAGTGGATAAAATCTGGTTAGATGAAGTGCTTTCCATGCGTAGTGAAGCAAATTGGAAAGGTTGGATCAACCTGGATTCTATAAAATATCAGGTAAAGGATTGGTTTGCAACAGCTCAATTAAAGACACTTTTTGGACAGGATGATGATACCGTAAATATTGCAATTCGGTGGATGAATACCGATGGAAAGCGTTGGCGTCCGATCATTATGCTTGCGGTTTACGATGCTCTTACGGGGAAATCAGGTGAGTATGATGATACCATTCAAAAATTAGCCGTTTCCATAGAATGTTTTCACAAAGCTTCTTTAGTTCATGATGACATTGCTGATGAAGATGATGAGAGATACGGGAAGCCTACTCTTCATAAGGAATATGATATTCCTGTTGCTATAAATGTGGGCGATTTATTGCTTGGGTATGGCTATCAGATGATTGCTGAATCGGAGGCAAAACACATTCGGAAATTGTTAAAAGTAGCTTCTTACGGACATCGGGATTTGTCTCTTGGGCAAGGAGAGGAGCTCTTGTGGAGAAACAATGGAAAATTGCTTACACAGGAAGAGATTCTGCGCATTTTTAGCAACAAAACATCTCCGGCATTTGAAGTTGCACTGCAGTTTGGAGCAATCCTAGCCGATGCTGACGAGAATATTTTAAATATTATCTCAGAATATAGTAATGCTTTGGGGATCGCATATCAAATCAATGATGATTTGGATGATTTCAGGCAAACAAGCATTGTCAGTGGTTTTAATACCATTCAGCCATCTTTGGTTTCAACTCTTTTGAACCAAAAGCACCCTCAGAAAATGCAGGAATGCTTCGATAGAACTCAAAATGGAGATGAAAGCATCAATACTGAGTTTTTACAATGGAAGGAAACCAAACAAGCTATGAAAGAAGCAGAAGAAATGCTGTATATTTACAAGCGAAATGCTTTAAAAGCCTTACGACCATTAAATAATCCAACATTGAAAATATTATTGACCCGTTTGTTGAATCGGATAGTTCCGGGAAATTCATAA
- a CDS encoding TRM11 family SAM-dependent methyltransferase has protein sequence MNKYIYSFNCDITERELCTLESKYIFNEEEKNKLLFSNIKVDPSSSAFIRNRLELISCSNDYSTLINDIKKESICAEGFKIEYLVFDGDTTEYTDRLNKLRDIGYSIEGEPDYYKPTTTYALCYYEGIWYFGVSIKNNIDWHKHKQKPCSFSNSIGVNIAKALVNIAAKANKEKKLLDACCGVGTIMLEACFAGNNIEGCDINEKTCNNARENLSHFNYTANIYHSDIKDISKRYEAAIIDLPYNLFTSATDTEIVNIIESTAEITDRLVIVSTSDITNLISNTGFRISDYCSVSKSGKKNFARKIWVCEKN, from the coding sequence ATGAACAAATATATATATTCCTTTAATTGTGACATTACTGAAAGAGAGTTGTGCACGCTCGAATCGAAATATATTTTTAATGAGGAAGAAAAGAATAAACTGCTTTTTTCCAATATAAAAGTAGATCCTTCGAGTAGTGCTTTCATTAGAAACAGACTTGAACTTATTTCATGTTCTAACGATTATTCTACTTTAATAAATGACATCAAAAAAGAGAGTATTTGCGCTGAAGGGTTCAAAATTGAATATTTAGTTTTTGATGGTGATACTACTGAGTATACCGACAGGCTAAATAAGTTAAGAGACATAGGCTACAGCATTGAAGGAGAACCTGATTATTATAAGCCAACAACAACATATGCTTTGTGCTATTACGAAGGTATTTGGTATTTTGGGGTTTCAATTAAAAACAATATAGACTGGCATAAACACAAGCAAAAACCATGCTCGTTCAGTAACTCAATAGGTGTAAATATTGCCAAAGCTCTTGTCAATATTGCAGCAAAGGCAAACAAAGAGAAAAAGCTGCTGGATGCTTGTTGTGGTGTTGGCACAATAATGTTAGAAGCCTGTTTTGCCGGGAATAACATTGAGGGTTGCGACATTAACGAGAAAACGTGTAATAATGCACGGGAAAATCTTTCTCACTTCAATTATACTGCAAATATATATCACTCCGATATAAAAGACATTAGCAAAAGGTATGAGGCTGCTATTATCGACCTGCCCTATAATTTGTTCACCAGTGCAACTGATACTGAAATCGTAAACATTATTGAGTCGACAGCAGAAATCACAGATCGACTTGTTATTGTATCTACCTCAGATATTACAAACTTAATCAGCAACACAGGATTCAGAATATCAGATTATTGCAGCGTTAGTAAAAGTGGAAAGAAGAATTTCGCCAGAAAAATCTGGGTTTGTGAAAAGAATTGA